One Branchiostoma floridae strain S238N-H82 chromosome 1, Bfl_VNyyK, whole genome shotgun sequence genomic region harbors:
- the LOC118421778 gene encoding uncharacterized protein YGR130C-like, whose protein sequence is MSLFQGMKVSRADQKGGEGGQKSLFSFITSNTAGPPVDHVQFSESGITETTAMTTTSTTTTTTTTTSSVASPSNSFSTTTTTTRSSVASPSNGVSTTTTTTTTTTTTTTSSVASLSNSVSTTKVPATSPPYTFPFGLSASGATSGYSSESSSTASSPRSVAFPALSGDAATSGPFVVKLAGAKNARKKRHGCLIRPGYARQDASAEGPKTNPDAQDSPALKSTLIEEPERCLDLDEPAASINRLSLEKSKVSAPNPSAQERADVLRPDERTPTSSLSELPKDCQSAKQDRAILPPLNNQTQAEENLDKEKSSSPNPFESITLDVAGSEGVRETTTVPELESLSLDLSFDLDFDLDLDVAMPGGTGPVNTQCNSSDTETGLLDGLELDSLDLKPELLTDMGAINSGADGGESNARSVQNTAAVKSPFTFLQSDDVAKSEEDSDDVGLEVESCSTETIEPSYQPVAVGESEAVKDEKAAVEDFSKETDLRDRVMDLGSGDGENSSLAVSDITTGKDEELVTTDSKVEDVQESSRLDEVRERFSHLKQRHQNLLQTRVKLCCTQVKKRQELSRIKTEQDLAVQNEDYDKAEAFNRQLQSLTADLQVMTFDLPSSEPSSASLLEEMRQVMQEEVAMVTEEAERYAAMKAKEEECLKELRMTKQEELNREKQKLTTLQDQLAMAASHLSLDREHLQKSKAQLSSQVEERTAEFHTAREQLVERRQDIQDEISALEAQLAVLRRQEESISMEIQLQEDSISRVEQQFSAERAQLEEERRTIDRKQAELEAQAGEATQEELMLRGREGEIQGEEKRLQDRLQSIQEKVSHMTCQAQELCSRAEDMAALPVCTGTIHTHNQQLTRLKEQQQERQKEVQELTTQVLRYQTRVTDLNKQLGETTAQVPVLQEAKKLAVSGYNFSEAKRLADEIRTLEEKRVAKERELVKAQGDMEQLTEDLETSKKVLKEVQEELKLKEEEHDVARKDEAFELYQELELQLERCTDDVIRSVLQADMTACQLWIQDICEKHHLPLPQELQALDLHSLLGEDDDNMVTMATSCVEDSGKSKASSVDSEEVPTGATGGTSAPEDYVQVCEAVGVSSPAEDYVQACEAISMRLLELEDRLQEAVGQEEYDAAHILSGVEKCMISMFGWRSAPRTGLLCL, encoded by the exons GTCCTCCAGTTGACCATGTCCAGTTCAGTGAAAGTGGCATTACCGAGACAACAGCAATGACAACAacctcaacaacaacaacaacaacaacaacaacaagcagtgTAGCTTCACCGTCAAACAGTTtcagcacaacaacaacaacaacaagaagcaGTGTGGCTTCGCCGTCAAACGGTGtcagcacaacaacaacaacaacaacaacaacaacaacaacaacaacaagcagtgTGGCTTCACTGTCAAACAGTGTCAGCACTACAAAAGTACCGGCCACTTCTCCACCATACACTTTCCCTTTTGGTCTATCAGCCAGTGGGGCCAcctcag GTTACAGCAGTGAGTCTTCCAGTACCGCGTCTTCCCCTCGCTCTGTCGCTTTTCCTGCCTTGTCAGGTGACGCAGCGACAAGCGGTCCTTTCGTCGTGAAACTTGCCGGTGCAAAAAATGCCAGGAAGAAAAGACATGGTTGTCTCATTCGGCCTGGATATGCAAGACAAGATGCATCTGCAGAGGGGCCGAAGACCAATCCTGATGCTCAAGACTCTCCAGCATTGAAATCAACTCTGATAGAAGAACCAGAAAGATGTCTCGACCTGGACGAACCTGCAGCTAGTATAAACAGACTTTCCCTGGAAAAATCCAAAGTGTCAGCTCCAAATCCCTCTGCACAAGAAAGAGCTGATGTCTTGAGACCAGACGAAAGAACTCCAACTTCAAGTTTAAGTGAGCTTCCAAAGGATTGCCAATCTGCAAAACAGGACAGAGCCATTTTGCCTCCTTTGAACAATCAAACTCAAGCAGAAGAAAATCTAGACAAGGAGAAATCGTCTTCACCCAATCCCTTTGAATCCATAACCCTTGACGTTGCAGGTAGTGAAGGTGTGAGAGAAACCACGACTGTGCCCGAGCTTGAATCGCTCAGTCTGGATCTCAGTTTTGACTTGGATTTTGACCTGGACCTGGATGTCGCCATGCCAGGTGGTACAGGCCCTGTCAACACACAGTGCAATAGTAGTGACACAGAGACGGGACTGCTGGATGGTTTGGAGCTGGACTCTTTAGATCTAAAACCTGAACTTCTCACGGACATGGGCGCAATTAACTCAGGAGCTGACGGTGGGGAATCTAATGCTAGAAGTGTGCAAAATACAGCAGCAGTGAAGTCGCcttttacatttttacaatCAGATGATGTAGCCAAATCTGAAGAGGATAGTGATGACGTTGGTCTTGAGGTTGAATCATGCAGTACAGAGACGATCGAGCCTAGTTACCAACCTGTAGCTGTAGGAGAGTCAGAAGCAGTGAAAGATGAAAAGGCAGCTGTAGAGGACTTCTCAAAGGAAACAGATTTAAGAGATCGGGTGATGGATCTCGGCAGTGGTGATGGTGAGAACAGCTCCTTGGCGGTGTCAGATATCACCACAGGAAAAGACGAGGAACTCGTGACGACAGATTCCAAAGTGGAAGATGTCCAGGAGAGCAGCAGACTGGATGAAGTCAG GGAGAGGTTTTCCCATCTTAAGCAGCGTCACCAGAACCTGCTCCAGACACGTGTCAAGCTGTGCTGCACACAGGTCAAG aagagacaagAACTCAGCAGAATCAAGACAGAGCAGGACCTGGCTGTGCAGAATGAGGACTATGACAAAG CGGAAGCCTTCAACAGACAACTCCAGTCTCTCACAGCCGACCTGCAGgtcatgacctttgacctcccatCATCAGAGCCATCCTCAGCATCACTGCTGGAGGAGATGAGGCAGGTGATGCAGGAggaggttgccatggtaacagaggAGGCAGAGAGGTATGCTGCCATGAAAGCCAAGGAGGAAGAGTGCTTAAAGGAGCTTAGAATGACAAAACAGGAGGAGCTGAACAG GGAGAAGCAGAAGCTCACCACGCTTCAAGATCAGCTGGCCATGGCAGCAAG CCACCTGTCGCTTGACCGTGAGCACCTGCAGAAGTCGAAGGCGCAGCTGTCGAGTCAGGTGGAGGAGAGGACAGCTGAGTTTCACACTGCCAGGGAACAGCTGGTGGAGAGGAGACAGGACATACAG GATGAGATCTCTGCCCTGGAGGCCCAGCTGGCGGTGCTGAGGCGGCAGGAGGAGTCCATCTCCATGGAGATCCAGCTGCAGGAGGACAGCATCAGCAG GGTCGAGCAGCAGTTCTCTGCAGAGCGGGCTCAGCTGGAGGAGGAGAGGAGGACCATCGACAGGAAGCAGGCAGAGCTGGAGGCCCAGGCTGGGGAGGCCACACAGGAGGAGCTCATGCTCAGGGGCAGGGAGGGGGAGATACAGGGGGAGGAGAAGAG ACTGCAGGACAGGCTCCAGTCCATACAGGAGAAAGTGTCCCACATGACATGCCAGGCCCAGGAGCTGTGCAGCAGAGCAGAGGACATGGCGGCTCTGCCAGTCTGCACAGGAACCATTCACACTCACAACCAGCAGCTCACAAG ACTGAAGGAACAACAGCAGGAAAGGCAGAAAGAGGTGCAAGAACTGACCACACAG GTCCTGAGGTATCAGACCAGAGTTACAGACTTGAACAAACAGCTGGGTGAGACCACAGCCCAGGTGCCAGTACTGCAGGAGGCTAAGAAGCTGGCTGTGTCAG GTTATAACTTTTCTGAAGCCAAACGTCTTGCCGATGAGATCAGAACCTTGGAGGAGAAGAGGGTTGCCAAAGAGAGGGAGCTGGTGAAGGCTCAAGGAGATATGGAGCAGCTGACAGAAGACTTAGAGACGTCTAAGAAAGTGTTAAAGGAAGTCCAAGAGGAGCTGAAATTGAAGGAGGAAGAACATG ATGTTGCCAGAAAAGATGAAGCCTTTGAACTCTACCAAGAACTAGAATTACAATTAGAAAG ATGTACCGATGATGTCATCAGAAGCGTGCTCCAGGCGGACATGACCGCCTGCCAGCTGTGGATTCAGGACATCTGTGAGAAGCACCACCTACCTTTGCCCCAGGAACTGCAGGCCCTGGACCTGCACAGCCTCTTGGGGGAAGATGATGACAAcatggttaccatggctacCTCTTGTgttgaagacagtggaaaatcaaAGGCTTCAAGTGTGGATAGCGAGGAG GTCCCAACAGGTGCTACAGGTGGTACCTCTGCACCTGAAGACTATGTGCAGGTGTGTGAGGCTGTAGGTGTCAGCAGCCCTGCTGAAGACTATGTGCAGGCTTGTGAGGCCATCAGCATGAGGCTCCTAGAGCTGGAGGATCGGCTGCAGGAGGCTGTGGGGCAGGAGGAGTATGATGCTGCTCATATCCTTTCAGGAGTGGAAAAATGTATGATCAGCATGTTTGGATggagatcagcaccaaggacaggtttattATGTTTATGA
- the LOC118421820 gene encoding maltase A3-like: MPRLAACSAVFALVVLVGYLYVTEKQPVSVMSAIMRAMEGDDWEIEDLLPKEIGRQSQSQREEDSDDSYHSSSDDDDEDALLRPSRKKLPSSSLWQKYSRVLNRASLCLCAAVLACLALGSAAVIYSYRSQPRPELHWWQRAVIYQIYPRSFQDSNGDGIGDLRGIERRVDYLEYLGVEAVWLSPIFKSPMKDFGYDVSDFTDIDPIFGTMADFDSLLKALHARDMKLILDFVPNHTSDQHHWFVWSSGSRDESNPYRDYYVWADGRDGGPPNNWVSVFGGPAWTYVASRDQWYLHQFLPEQPDLNFRCPDVRRHMENVLRFWLEKGVDGFRLDAVKHLVETADLSWHEPPNPGYVSDPEETLEQYGSLLHPCTTNLEETHAVIREWKALLDQYSKKGSYRFMITEVYDDDMRVLMTYNREADMTFNFNLLGLGSGAHAPGNHTRRLVESWMSNMTDGQWPNWVIGNHDNHRVATRVGPQYARAANMLLLLLPGTPFCYYGDEIGMEDARVSYNDTKDTFALNNPETYETKSRDPERTPMQWNRTENSGFTDAGVRPWLPLHDNYHRLNVQVYCLTFINVLFPQTQRAHPRSILHLFRALVELRKEPTFLYGTIRYFLSTPNIFAFSRTLRGRPTYLVAMNLGGKSETHSYYSWWDGWPREAAVVLTSDMDREGEMLDLKALTLRPGECVVVKWGRAWN; this comes from the exons ATGCCACGCCTGGCCGCCTGCTCTGCGGTGTTTGCACTGGTTGTTCTGGTCGGCTACCTTTACGTCACAGAGAAACAACCCGTGTCTGTTATGTCCGCCATCATGCGAGCCATGGAGGGGGACGACTGGGAAATAGAAGATCTTCTCCCGAAGGAAATCGGCAGGCAATCTCAATCTCAGAGGGAGGAGGACTCCGATGACAGCTACCACTCCTCCTCAGACGACGACGACGAAGACGCTTTGCTGAGACCGTCTCGGAAGAAATTACCGTCGTCTTCTCTGTGGCAGAAGTACAGCCGCGTCTTGAACCGAGCGTCGCTGTGTCTCTGCGCGGCGGTGCTGGCCTGCTTGGCGCTGGGGTCGGCGGCGGTGATCTACTCGTACCGGAGCCAGCCCAGGCCGGAGTTACACTGGTGGCAGCGGGCGGTTATCTACCAGATCTACCCCAGGTCGTTCCAGGACAGCAACGGCGACGGGATAGGCGATCTCAGGG GTATCGAGAGGCGGGTAGACTACCTGGAGTACCTGGGAGTGGAAGCCGTCTGGCTCAGCCCAATCTTCAAGTCTCCCATGAAGGACTTCGGCTACGACGTGTCGGACTTCACCGACATCGACCCCATCTTCGGCACCATGGCGGACTTCGACAGCTTGTTGAAAGCCCTGCATGCCAGAg ACATGAAGCTGATTCTGGACTTCGTGCCGAACCACACGAGTGACCAGCACCACTGGTTCGTCTGGAGCTCCGGCAGTCGGGACGAGTCCAACCCGTACAGGGACTACTACGTGTGGGCGGACGGCAGGGACGGGGGGCCGCCGAACAACTGG GTGAGCGTGTTCGGGGGCCCAGCCTGGACGTACGTCGCGTCACGTGACCAGTGGTACCTTCACCAGTTCTTACCGGAACAACCTGACCTGAACTTCCGGTGTCCGGACGTCAGGAGACACATGGAG AACGTGCTCCGGTTCTGGCTGGAGAAGGGCGTGGATGGGTTCAGGCTAGACGCCGTGAAACACCTGGTGGAGACCGCGGACCTGTCCTGGCACGAGCCACCCAACCCCGGTTACGTGTCGGACCCAGAGGAAACACTG GAGCAGTACGGCAGCCTGCTCCATCCGTGCACCACCAACCTGGAGGAGACTCACGCCGTCATACGGGAGTGGAAGGCACTTCTGGACCAGTACAGCAAGAAAGGGTCTTACAG GTTCATGATAACCGAGGTGTACGATGACGACATGAGGGTGCTGATGACGTACAACAGAGAAGCCGACATGACCTTCAACTTTAACCTGCTGGGGCTGGGGTCCGGTGCGCATGCGCCGGGAAACCACACGCGCCGATTGGTGGAGAGCTGGATGTCCAACATGACGGACGGGCAGTGGCCAAACTGGGTG ATCggtaaccatgacaaccacCGCGTGGCTACCCGGGTAGGACCGCAGTACGCACGCGCGGCGAacatgctgctgctgctgcttccGGGAACGCCCTTCTGTTACTATGGCGACGAGATCGGCATGGAGGATGCCAGGGTGTCTTACAACGACACGAAGGACACGTTCGCACTCAACAATCCG GAGACGTACGAGACGAAGAGCCGCGACCCGGAGCGCACGCCCATGCAGTGGAACCGCACGGAAAACTCGGGTTTTACCGACGCCGGGGTCCGACCGTGGTTACCCCTGCACGACAACTATCACAGGCTCAACGTACAGGTGT ActgtctaacctttatcaatGTTTTATTTCCGCAGACGCAACGCGCGCACCCACGATCCATCCTACACTTATTCCGCGCTCTGGTGGAACTCAGAAAAGAGCCGACCTTCCTGTACGGCACGATTCGCTACTTCCTCTCGACGCCGAACATCTTCGCCTTTTCTCGGACGCTTCGCGGGCGGCCGACGTATCTGGTGGCGATGAACCTTGGCGGGAAATCGGAGACGCACAGCTACTACTCCTGGTGGGACGGCTGGCCCAGAGAGGCGGCGGTCGTTCTGACGAGCGACATGGACAGGGAGGGGGAGATGTTAGACCTGAAGGCACTGACGTTACGGCCGGGAGAGTGCGTGGTTGTGAAGTGGGGAAGGGCGTGGAACTGA